In Colletotrichum destructivum chromosome 8, complete sequence, the following proteins share a genomic window:
- a CDS encoding Putative Acyl transferase domain superfamily, Condensation domain, beta-ketoacyl synthase, thiolase yields the protein MTPEPIAVIGSACRFPGDLTTPSKLWSFLAKPHDLQSEVPKDRFNIDAFHHPDGSHHGRTNARHGYFLSDIKTFDAQFFNIQAGEAESMDPQQRQLLEATYEALCASGQTLAGLKGSDTAVYVGIMTHDFELTKVGDLDAIPTYLATGAATSIASNRLSYFFDWHGPSMTIDTACSSSLVAVHHAVQQLRSGTSKVAVAAGANLMLSPLNFITESKLSMLSPTGRSRMWDAGADGYARGEGIACVVLKTLSQALADCDTIDCLIRETGVGQDGRTTGITMPSSTAQAALIRATYARAGLDPSKPNGRPQFFEAHGTGTPAGDPQEAEAISTAFFPNTTDDSDTQDLYVGSIKTVVGHTEGTAGIAGLLKCSLAVQNGIVPPNLLLEKLNPRVEPFCEHLRVPKEATPWPAVAEGQPRRASVNSFGFGGTNAHAIIEEYIPATPPSTPTESTTTSANALPLVFSARTKRSLKANMESILSLIKTTPDINLTDLAWTLLQKRSVLPLRHAIAASSSVESLSKTLEAVIKKEDELGLEYAPRNTSDAARILGVFTGQGAQWPAMLKQLVVRVPFVAAIIDELDTALQTLPEKYRPDWTLKEQLLLEGDESNVRLAAYSQPLCAAVQIVLVRLLSAAGVKFEAIVGHSSGEIGCAFAAGFISARQAIRVAYLRGFASRHAASPTAVGEQQQQVVGGMLAAGISLEDARELVELEAFAGRVCVAACNSPDSVTLSGDVDALEEMAEILQDESKFARMLRVDKAYHSHHMLPCSDPYVTALNDCGCAVADGPDTGTGSGTDTAGAGAGVKWYSSVHEGKTMTKADVTPQYWRDNLVSPVLFRQALEQAGLENTLDAAVEVGPHPTLQAPATKTLATVVAASSTTDEMPYTGCLRRGEDDVAAFSAALGYIWERFGALNAINATTFVTATAQPTTSSVTDISKRLPPYAWDHSRVYWSESRAAKAALHGPRPHLMLGTLLPSSTATTLQWRNFIRPRDHEWMQGHELQGQAVFPAAGYAVMAMEAALYVAATAAAASVGESRNNISVRLVELLDLSIDKAVTFDDADSMAELTLTASVTSSDDAHIELDFGIASCLSRESTLSRSAQGRIIVTLGDEPVSLPSPGPAPPHANPVDIKLFYKELDSIGYDYSNNYRCVYSMSRSTSRASGHLAHPRLLDDSSNPIVLHPANLDLAFQTVMGAYSSPGDKRLRSLYVPTRVGRIALVPAVCASSLDSLEGVRYNAVNTYDGGDYLSGDIEVFDKETNAVLYSVEDMHLKPLTPPSASQDHRPFTKTVWGPLNPDKILDIERLWATEQDKEVIPIIERAVYYFVRQFLAELTEEDRKNASVGNQRYIYWHEHVLKIAREGKHLFYKPEWEEDTEESIDKLLQEHWYHPHLRLAKLVSENSLLTIRENKNPFIWMNENGLLTEFYTSYLTSGPTWEYGQHLISQIAHRFQNMDILEIGGGTGSATASILAIPELGFNSYTFTDISAAFFEKAKENFAPFLERMDFRKLDITKPPAEQGFKTHAYDMIIASSVLHATPNLTETMANARTLLKPGGHVVICEATNKDHMRVGYLFGLFADWWAGVDEGRTLDPFATREEWDAIFKKTGFSGIDSVTTDRESHIFPNTLLSTHAVSPEQLRLDEPLSAPPKPQLPQLVIVGGGGVASAPILDKIRELLPGRDPLVVSSLVELAAADVQPKATYVVLSEVDSPVFDDLTEEKLAAVKKLFFGSNAGGVLWLTEDAWVSNPRQAMGIGMLRSVRLENPDVAFQSLDVDRLGDLDARFLVEQILRLEEGTPENTVWTLEPEICVVDGRPHVPRIKQDTARNNRLNSIRRPILDEIDVGAVPVALQSQSTSNSPPVLITAQTSRPPLGVPPDAARQTVRVHHATVKAIRVLGLGYFHIVTGTTPADGAVLALAEVNASIVSVPVKHTFPVKDTSVNTLLSAVANLIAQGLVDTPPGSSALVYEPPRFCVDAIQQVAETRSVRVHVVTADASSVVSQKDVVVLHPRDTDKALKQKIPSGIAALYDLSSDKHAASLGPRLARITGCYAARDSSYISRLEAAAVVYSDDALEASQLQLVAESILSTITPTLDADSIAACPVTKPTDVLHDALDAIVDWQAEPRVPARVSPVDVGTLFVKNKTYLLVGLSQSMGRSIATWIVKHGGRHVVLSSRNPETPEAGWLEDIERLGGKITVLAMDASKSQSVDAGLATLRDVHNLPPVGGVAYGPLVLKDALLNNMDLATMDMVLKSKVPGAKIFHDRFCDPNKDPLDFFVMFSSAALFGGNPGQTNYTAANAYLQALGQYRRSKGLAASTIHIGAVMGIGYLTRNSREAEFQEKSDVDTLGEAEFLALFAEAVVSGRRVDGVDGVHAKRVIDMSETEIASGIPALESRHKETIKFYHDPRFGNLKTPETRGDAADAGGGKISIKEMLATATTMEQVRAAISESLSDKMRGVLHIPPEESVNAAAPLLDQGIDSLGAITVASWFSKQLLVEIPILRVLSGASIDDLAAEGASRLSPTAIPLVADAQVSQDSSTASLSDNSSDDDGGASTPLSTPDEAEKRVDGVVRKAPMSLIQQYSYTRQASLPDVTISHNTIGVMMEGSLSTEKLAQAVTAAINRHETLRTAFRLSEPGSESEPGPTPQLHVLSAPTWGLRAVSVASRAEAEAELAKLQKEPYDLESGETFKIAVFTWSPTSHLLVLAYHRLAGDGSTTENLVAELSQLYSGAVLPPAPQYTDFAVKQRTLLSSGAMDASIAYWTSLYTPLPAPLPLLPLPGAQSAAAARGPVSWDQHTAMSRLSAVLAFRIKERTKKLRTTPMTFYLAAYAALLSDLSKQERVSIGLADTNRSSVADLSTMGYFANLLPLRLTSSSDTFTATIESTKEAVRQAMSHSVVPHDLISSRLGLDGVSPQDMTHAPLFQAVFDYRQGAAESGAIGGASIVEVLASRERTPYDVVLEMSDDPTKDPLVTVKLQSSVYSEGDAEVFLGKYIELLTGLSKGETV from the exons ATGACACCAGAACCCATTGCCGTCATCGGCAGCGCGTGCCGCTTCCCAGGCGACCTGACCACCCCCTCCAAGCTATGGAGCTTTCTCGCCAAACCCCATGATCTCCAGTCCGAGGTGCCCAAAGACCGCTTCAACATCGACGCCTTCCACCACCCCGACGGCAGCCACCACGGACGCACCAACGCGCGGCACGGCTACTTCCTGTCAGATATCAAGACCTTTGACGCGCAGTTCTTCAACatccaggccggcgaggccgagagcatggacccgcagcagcgccagctgctcgaggccACATATGAGGCGCTGTGTGCCTCGGGGCAAACGCTTGCGGGGTTGAAGGGGTCTGATACGGCGGTATACGTCGGCATCATGACGCACGATTTCGAGCTGACCAAGGTTGGGGACCTGGATGCGATCCCGACGTATCtggcgacgggggcggccACGAGCATCGCGAGTAACCGGTTGAGTTACTTTTTCGATTGGCATGGGCCTAGT ATGACGATCGATACGGCGTGCAGCTCGTCGCTTGTTGCGGTCCATCATGCCGTCCAACAGCTGCGCAGCGGCACGAGCAAGGTTGCCGTTGCGGCGGGTGCGAATCTGATGCTGTCGCCAT TAAACTTTATCACAGAAAGCAAGCTGTCCATGCTCTCACCGACAGGGCGGTCACGCATGTGGGATGCTGGGGCGGACGGATATGCAAGAGGA GAGGGCATAGCATGCGTCGTCCTCAAGACTCTCTCCCAGGCTCTCGCCGACTGCGACACCATCGATTGTCTGATCCGCGAGACGGGCGTCGGTCAGGACGGCAGGACCACGGGCATCACCATGCCGAGCAgcacggcgcaggcggcgctgaTCCGCGCGACATATGCCCGGGCCGGGCTGGATCCCAGCAAGCCTAATGGGCGGCCGCAGTTCTTCGAGGCGCATG GAACCGGAACACCGGCAGGCGATCCtcaagaggccgaggccataTCGACCGCTTTCTTCCCCAACACGACGGACGACTCTGATACGCAGGATCTGTATGTAGGATCCATCAAGACGGTTGTCGGCCACACAGAGGGCACGGCTGGCATTGCAGGCCTGCTCAAGTGCAGCCTGGCCGTGCAGAATGGTATCGTGCCGCCGAAcctgctgctcgagaagctcaaccCGCGCGTTGAACCGTTCTGTGAGCATCTGCGTGTGCCCAAGGAGGCGACGCCGTGGCCGGCTGTTGCGGAGGGGCAGCCGAGGAGGGCTAGTGTGAACTCTTTCG GCTTCGGAGGCACAAACGCCcacgccatcatcgaggagTACATTCCCGCCACACCCCCCTCGACTCCCACCGAgagcaccaccacctcggCCAACGCCCTGCCGCTGGTGTTCTCAGCCCGGACGAAACGCTCCCTCAAGGCCAACATGGAGAGCATCTTGTCCCTCATCAAGACGACCCCGGATATCAACCTGACAGACCTGGCGTGGACGCTCCTCCAGAAACGCTCCGTCCTTCCCCTGCGCCATGCCATcgcagccagcagcagcgtcgaGTCTCTCAGCAAGACCCTGGAAGCCGTCAtcaagaaggaagatgaaCTGGGGCTGGAATACGCACCCAGAAACACCTCCGACGCAGCCCGTatcctcggcgtcttcacGGGCCAGGGCGCGCAGTGGCCCGCCATGCTGAAGCAGCTGGTCGTGCGCGTCCCGTTCGTGGCAGCCATtatcgacgagctggacaCGGCGCTACAAACGCTTCCTGAGAAGTACCGACCCGACTGGACGCTCAAGGAGCAACTGCTCCTGGAGGGCGATGAGTCCAACGTGCGACTGGCAGCGTACTCGCAGCCCCTCTGCGCGGCTGTCCAGATCGTCCTAGTCAGGTTGCTGTCCGCAGCCGGTGTCAAATTCGAAGCCATCGTCGGCCACAGCTCCGGCGAGATCGGCTGCGCGTTCGCGGCAGGGTTCATCAGCGCCCGCCAGGCCATCCGTGTTGCGTACTTGCGCGGGTTTGCGTCGCGCCACGctgcctcgcccaccgcGGTcggggagcagcagcagcaggtaGTTGGTGGCATGTTGGCGGCGGGTATATCCCTCGAGGATGCGcgggagctcgtcgagctggagGCGTTCGCAGGCCGCGTGTGCGTCGCGGCGTGCAACTCGCCCGACAGCGTCACCCTCTCGGGCGACGTGGACGCcctggaggagatggccgagattCTTCAGGACGAGTCCAAGTTCGCGCGTATGCTCCGCGTCGACAAGGCCTACCACTCCCACCACATGCTCCCATGCTCGGACCCGTATGTGACCGCCCTCAACGACTGCGGTTGTGCGGTAGCCGACGGGCCGGACACCGGTACCGGATCCGGGACCGAtacggccggcgccggcgccggcgtcaagTGGTACTCCTCCGTGCACGAGGGCAAGACCATGACGAAGGCCGACGTCACGCCACAGTACTGGCGGGATAACCTCGTTTCGCCCGTGCTCTTCCGCCAAGCGCTGGAACAGGCCGGGTTGGAGAACACGCTCGACGCTGCCGTGGAGGTCGGCCCGCACCCGACGCTCCAAGCACCCGCGACAAAGACGCTGGCTactgttgttgctgcttcttctACAACGGACGAAATGCCGTATACCGGGTGTCTGCggcgcggcgaggacgacgtggcCGCGTTCTCTGCGGCTCTGGGGTACATTTGGGAGCGATTTGGTGCGCTGAACGCCATAAACGCCACCACGTTTGTgacggcaacggcgcaaCCCACGACGTCGTCTGTGACTGATATCTCCAAGCGTCTCCCCCCTTACGCCTGGGACCACTCACGCGTCTACTGGTCTGAGTCCCGCGCGGCCAAGGCAGCGCTTCACGGCCCTCGCCCGCATCTCATGCTCGGCACGCTGCTGCCCAGCAGCACGGCCACCACCCTCCAGTGGCGGAACTTCATCCGGCCGAGAGACCACGAGTGGATGCAGGGACACGAGCTTCAGGGCCAGGCGGTgttcccggccgccgggtACGCCGtcatggcgatggaggcggcgttgTATGTTGCtgccactgctgctgctgcctcggTGGGAGAGAGTAGGAACAACATCAGCGTGCGGTTGGTTGAGTTGCTGGACTTGAGCATTGACAAGGCGGTTACGTTTGATGACGCGGATAGCATGGCGGAACTGACGCTCACTGCGAGCGTCACGTCCTCTGATGATGCCCACATCGAGCTGGACTTCGGCATCGCCTCGTGCCTGTCCCGCGAGTCAACGTTGTCCCGGTCTGCCCAGGGCCGGATCATCGTTACCCTCGGAGACGAGCCCGTGTCGCTCCCCagcccgggcccggccccgcCGCACGCCAACCCGGTCGACATCAAGCTGTTCTATAAGGAGCTCGACAGCATCGGGTACGACTACAGCAACAACTACCGCTGCGTGTATAGCATGTCGCGGAGCACGTCGCGGGCCTCGGGCCACCTGGCACACCCGCGGCTGCTCGACGATTCCTCCAACCCCATCGTTCTGCACCCGGCGAATCTCGACCTGGCCTTCCAGACCGTCATGGGCGCGTACTCGTCCCCCGGCGACAAGCGTCTGCGGTCCCTGTACGTCCCCACGCGGGTCGGGCGCATCGCGCTGGTGCCGGCCGTGTGCGCAAGCTCGCTGGACTCGCTCGAAGGGGTGCGGTACAACGCCGTCAACACCTACGACGGTGGCGACTACCTCTCGGGCGACATTGAAGTGTTCGACAAGGAGACCAACGCGGTGCTGTACAGCGTGGAGGACATGCACCTCAAGCCGCTGACACCGCCGTCCGCGTCCCAGGACCACAGGCCCTTTACCAAGACCGTATGGGGCCCGCTGAACCCGGACAAGATTCTTGACATCGAACGGTTGTGGGCCACGGAGCAGGATAAGGAGGTCATCCCGATCATCGAGCGGGCCGTGTACTACTTCGTCCGCCAGTTCTTGGCCGAGTTGACAGAGGAAGACCGGAAGAATGCGAGCGTGGGCAACCAGCGATACATCTACTGGCACGAGCACGTTCTCAAGATTGCCAGAGAAGGAAAGCATTTGTTTTACAAGCccgagtgggaggaggacaCGGAGGAAAGCATCGACAAGCTGCTGCAGGA GCACTGGTACCACCCTCATCTGCGGCTGGCCAAGCTTGTCAGTGAAAACAGCCTCTTGACCATCCGCGAGAACAAGAACCCGTTCATCTGGATGAACGAGAACGGGCTTTTGACGGAGTTCTACACGAGCTATCTGACCAGCGGCCCGACTTGGGAGTACGGGCAGCATCTCATCAGTCAGATTGCCCACCGCTTCCAGAACATGGACATTCTAGAAATCG GCGGCGGTACCGGCTCCGCAACAGCCTCGATCCTCGCGATCCCGGAGCTCGGCTTCAACAGCTACACCTTCACCGACatctccgccgccttcttcgaaaaggccaaggagaactTCGCCCCCTTCCTCGAGCGCATGGACTTCCGCAAGCTGGACATCACCAAGCCGCCCGCGGAGCAAGGGTTCAAGACCCACGCGTACGACATGATCATCGCGAGCTCCGTGCTGCACGCCACGCCCAACCTGACCGAGACCATGGCCAACGCCCGCACGCTGCTGAAGCCCGGCGGGCACGTGGTGATTTGCGAGGCCACGAATAAGGACCACATGCGTGTTGGGTATCTCTTTGGCTTGTTTGCGGACTGGTgggcgggcgtcgacgagggccgcaCGCTGGATCCCTTCGCAACCCGGGAGGAATGGGATGCCATTTTCAAAAAGACGGGCTTCTCGGGCATCGACAGCGTCACCACCGACCGCGAGAGCCACATCTTCCCCAACACCCTCCTCAGCACGCACGCCGTCTCGCCCGAGCAGCTGCGCCTCGACGAACCCCTCTCCGCGCCGCCCAAGCCGCAACTCCCACAGCTCGTCATCgtgggtggcggcggcgtggcaTCCGCACCGATCCTGGACAAGATCCGCGAGCTGCTCCCGGGTCGCGACCCGCTCGTCGTGTCCAGCTTGGTCGAGTTGGCGGCTGCCGATGTGCAGCCCAAGGCGACGTACGTGGTGCTCTCCGAGGTCGACAGCCCCGTGTTTGATGACCTcaccgaggagaagctcgcTGCTGTCAAgaagctcttcttcggctcGAACGCCGGCGGGGTACTCTGGCTGACGGAGGACGCCTGGGTCTCGAACCCGCGCCAGGCGATGGGGATCGGCATGTTGCGGTCTGTCCGGCTGGAGAACCCGGACGTTGCGTTCCAGTCCCTGGACGTGGACCGGCTCGGGGACCTGGACGCCCGCTTCCTGGTCGAGCAGATCCTGCGTCTGGAGGAGGGCACGCCGGAGAACACGGTCTGGACGCTGGAGCCGGAGATCTGCGTCGTGGACGGCCGGCCCCACGTGCCGCGCATCAAGCAGGACACGGCGCGGAACAACCGGCTCAACTCCATCCGCCGCCCGATCCTTGACGagatcgacgtcggcgccgttcCCGTGGCGCTGCAGTCGCAGAGCACGTCAAACTCGCCCCCAGTCCTCATCACGGCGCAGACCTCCCGACCCCCGCTGGGTGTACCACCAGACGCAGCCAGGCAGACGGTCCGGGTGCACCACGCCACCGTCAAGGCCATCCGCGTGCTCGGGCTGGGATACTTCCACATCGTCACCGGCACAACtccggccgacggcgccgtgctggccctGGCGGAGGTTAACGCGTCCATTGTCAGCGTGCCCGTCAAGCACACGTTCCCTGTCAAGGACACCTCCGTCAACACCCTGTTGTCTGCGGTTGCAAACCTGATTGCGCAGGGGCTGGTCGATACGCCGCCGGGTTCGTCAGCACTGGTGTACGAGCCGCCGAGGTTCTGCGTGGATGCGATTCAGCAAGTGGCCGAGACAAGAAGTGTGCGTGTGCACGTCGTCACCGCGGATGCGTCGTCGGTGGTTTCCCAGAAGGATGTTGTTGTCCTCCATCCCCGCGATACGGACAAGGCGCTGAAGCAGAAGATCCCGAGTGGTATTGCGGCCCTGTACGATCTGTCCTCCGACAAGCATGCCGCGTCTCTCGGCCCTCGACTCGCCCGTATAACGGGTTGCTACGCCGCACGGGATTCAAGCTACATCTCCCGCCTTGAAgcagccgccgtcgtctaCTCAGATGACGCCCTGGAGGCAAGCCAGctgcagctcgtcgccgaaTCCATATTATCCACCATCACCCCAACTTTGGACGCGGACAGCATCGCCGCTTGCCCCGTCACCAAGCCCACCGACGTGCTTCACGACGCTCTAGACGCGATAGTCGACTGGCAAGCCGAGCCCAGGGTCCCCGCGCGCGTCAGCCCCGTGGACGTCGGCACGCTCTTCGTCAAGAACAAGACgtacctcctcgtcggcctttCGCAGTCCATGGGGCGTTCCATCGCCACGTGGATCGTCAAGCATGGCGGAAGGCATGTTGTGCTGTCTAGCCGAAACCCCGAGACGCCCGAGGCTGGTTGGCTCGAGGATATCGAGAGACTGGGCGGGAAGATTACCGTGCTCGCCAT GGACGCATCCAAGTCACAATctgtcgacgccggcctcgccacTCTTCGCGATGTCCACAACCTGCCGCCGGTGGGTGGTGTGGCGTACGGCCCGCTGGTGCTCAAGGACGCGCTGCTCAACAACATGGACCTGGCGACGATGGACATGGTGCTCAAGTCCAAGGTCCCCGGCGCCAAGATCTTCCACGACCGCTTCTGCGATCCGAACAAGGACCcgctcgacttcttcgtcatgtTCTCAAGTGCCGCGTTGTTTGGTGGCAACCCGGGCCAGACGAACTACACTGCTGCAAACGCGTATCTGCAGGCGCTTGGGCAGTATAGGCGAAGCAAGGGTCTCGCT GCCTCCACCATCCACATCGGCGCCGTGATGGGCATCGGCTACTTGACACGCAACAGCCGCGAAGCCGAATTCCAAGAAAAGTCCGACGTCGACActctcggcgaggccgagttcctggccctgttcgccgaggccgtcgtgtccggccgccgggttgatggcgtcgacggcgtgcaCGCCAAGAGGGTCATCGACATGTCCGAGACGGAGATTGCCAGCGGTATTCCTGCGCTGGAGTCGCGCCACAAGGAGACGATCAAGTTCTACCATGACCCGAGATTCGGGAACCTGAAGACGCCGGAGACCAGGGGCGATGCCGCTGatgcgggcggcggcaagatAAGTATCAAGGAGATGctggcaacggcgacgaccaTGGAGCAAGTTCGGGCGGCCATTAGTG AGAGCCTCTCAGACAAGATGCGCGGTGTGCTTCACATCCCGCCGGAAGAGAGCGTCAACGCGGCTGCTCCCCTCCTGGACCAGGGCATCGACTCgctcggcgccatcaccgtcgCCTCATG GTTCTCTAAACAACTCCTAGTCGAAATCCCCATCCTGCGCGTTCTCTCAGGCGCCTCAATCGACGACCTGGCAGCCGAAGGCGCCTCTCGTCTCTCCCCCACCGCCATCCCCCTGGTCGCCGACGCACAAGTCTCTCAGGATTCTTCCACAGCCAGCTTGTCCGATAACTcctccgacgacgacgggggcGCCTCAACCCCGCTGTCCACCCCGGACGAAGCCGAAAagcgcgtcgacggcgtggtGCGCAAGGCCCCCATGTCTTTGATCCAGCAGTACTCCTACACGCGTCAGGCCTCCCTCCCCGACGTCACAATTTCCCACAACACCATCGGAGTCATGATGGAAGGCAGTCTTAGCACCGAAAAGCTCGCACAGGCTGTGACGGCGGCCATTAACCGCCACGAAACCTTGCGGACAGCCTTCCGCCTCTCGGAGCCGGGATCGGAATCGGAACCCGGCCCCACCCCGCAGCTGCACGTCCTCTCCGCCCCGACCTGGGGCCTGCGCGCCGTCTCTGTCGCGTCCcgtgccgaggccgaagccgagctgGCTAAGCTGCAGAAGGAGCCCTACGATCTGGAGAGCGGCGAGACCTTCAAAatcgccgtcttcacctgGTCGCCCACGTCCCACCTCCTCGTGCTCGCCTACCACCgcctggccggcgacggctccACCACCGAgaacctcgtcgccgagctctcCCAGCTCTActccggcgccgtcctcccccCTGCACCGCAGTACACCGACTTCGCAGTCAAACAGCGCACCCTACTCTCCTCGGGCGCCATGGACGCGTCCATCGCGTACTGGACGTCTCTCTACACGCCGCTCCCCGCACCGCTTCCCTtactccccctccccggtgcccagagcgccgccgccgcccgtggcCCCGTGAGCTGGGACCAGCACACCGCCATGTCCCGCTTGTCTGCCGTGCTTGCGTTCAGGATCAAGGAGCGCACCAAGAAGCTCCGCACGACGCCCATGACGTTCTACCTCGCCGCGTACGCCGCGTTGCTCTCGGATCTTTCCAAGCAGGAGCGGGTGTCCATTGGTTTGGCTGACACGAACCGCTCGTCGGTGGCCGACCTCTCTACCATGGGCTACTTTGCCAACCTGCTGCCCTTGCGCCTAACATCATCCTCCGATACGTTCACGGCCACCATTGAATCGACCAAGGAGGCGGTGCGGCAGGCCATGTCGCACTCCGTCGTGCCGCATGACCTGATCTCTTCCCGTCTGGGACTTGATGGGGTCTCGCCGCAGGACATGACCCACGCGCCACTCTTCCAGGCCGTCTTCGATTACCGCCAGGGGGCTGCAGAGTCCGGCGCCATCGGGGGTGCGAGTATCGTCGAAGTGTTGGCGAGCCGGGAGCGCACGCCGTATGACGTTGTTTTAGAGATGAGCGATGATCCGACCAAGGATCCTCTTGTTACTGTCAAGTTGCAAAGCAGCGTGTATAGCGAGGGGGATGCGGAGGTGTTCCTTGGGAAGTATATTGAGTTGTTGACCGGACTGAGCAAGGGGGAGACCGTGTAA